Proteins encoded within one genomic window of Dermatophilus congolensis:
- a CDS encoding NAD-dependent epimerase/dehydratase family protein, with product MKTAVLGGKGLFGHRLCESLVAAGHEVVSVRPRRQGSVASPYRGVTYSAVDVTDDEAVITQVLRGVDALVYGVGVSGVGPVEGGDAVEWVRDVVGRTFRAAAAAGVEQVVVIGSYLAAWERANPGLGIADRHPYVRARVAEADFAIEVGTELGMRVCVLEIPYVFGAGSGERHHWREILLDRLRGPVVLFPTGGTSVITTQQLVDAVMSALQRGEHAARYPLTDMDLTWREMISVVMDALGQRSPIMGVPRWVAQPICVRVIRRLQRHGQLRGLSAEHVLDDFLCSHIYVDATWSRELLRYRPGGVPQAIRDESLDAYGLPIESPRPVPQFAGRRH from the coding sequence GTGAAAACTGCCGTTCTCGGAGGGAAAGGGCTGTTTGGCCACCGGCTGTGCGAATCTTTGGTCGCCGCCGGGCATGAGGTTGTCTCGGTGCGTCCTCGCAGGCAGGGCAGTGTGGCTTCACCGTATCGGGGAGTGACATATTCGGCAGTCGATGTCACCGATGACGAGGCTGTGATCACGCAGGTTTTGCGCGGCGTGGATGCACTTGTCTACGGCGTCGGGGTTTCCGGCGTGGGGCCGGTTGAAGGTGGGGATGCCGTCGAATGGGTGCGTGATGTGGTCGGGCGCACGTTTCGAGCGGCTGCCGCAGCTGGGGTGGAGCAGGTGGTGGTAATCGGGTCGTACTTGGCTGCATGGGAGCGAGCGAACCCCGGTCTGGGGATAGCGGATCGTCACCCGTATGTGCGGGCTCGGGTCGCTGAGGCAGATTTCGCTATCGAGGTAGGTACTGAGCTAGGCATGCGGGTGTGTGTGCTGGAGATTCCGTATGTGTTTGGTGCTGGGTCGGGGGAGAGGCATCACTGGCGGGAGATTTTGTTAGATCGGCTGCGGGGGCCAGTGGTGTTGTTTCCTACTGGCGGCACCTCGGTGATCACAACGCAGCAGTTGGTTGATGCTGTGATGAGTGCGCTTCAGCGGGGGGAGCATGCGGCGCGCTATCCGCTCACTGATATGGATTTAACCTGGCGGGAAATGATTTCTGTAGTGATGGATGCGCTGGGTCAGCGCAGCCCCATTATGGGAGTGCCGCGGTGGGTTGCACAGCCAATCTGTGTGCGAGTGATCCGTCGATTGCAGCGGCATGGCCAGTTGCGGGGGCTGAGTGCTGAGCATGTACTCGACGATTTTCTGTGCAGCCATATTTATGTTGACGCGACGTGGAGTCGAGAGCTGTTGCGTTACCGCCCTGGAGGGGTACCCCAAGCAATTCGGGATGAGTCGTTGGATGCCTATGGGTTGCCGATTGAGTCGCCGCGTCCGGTGCCCCAGTTCGCGGGGCGCCGGCATTAG
- a CDS encoding TIGR04053 family radical SAM/SPASM domain-containing protein yields the protein MADASAGVYSSGCSRHKGGHGHGAAGGAGAGHRRMRGGHAPMDFDKAPFVVIWETTQSCDLACKHCRAQAQPLRHPDELTTDEAKAMMKRLREFGPVVFVFSGGDCMKRPDIVELVKYGADLGMRMAATPATTPLTSKEKLRELKEAGLVRLAVSLDGSNAGIHDTFRRVEGSFDHGLRILRQAREVGMSTQVNTVVRRDNINDMRAMAELNAQLGIVFWEVFFLVPMGRARPEDVASAAEFERVFDLMYEMSKEVPYDIKATAAPQYSRVVVQHKRAENAAVPRVANAGPIQIDVLTSGKHHSDSDGIGRARNVNDGDGFLFISHTGDVFPSGFLPVKAGNVRDADVIDIYQRSELFRGLRDRSKLKGKCGVCNYKGMCGGSRARAFAVTGDPFESEPFCAYVPPRWEKMVGDG from the coding sequence ATGGCTGATGCATCTGCAGGTGTTTACTCGTCGGGCTGTTCTCGGCACAAGGGTGGGCATGGTCATGGTGCTGCCGGTGGGGCAGGGGCCGGGCATCGGCGGATGCGTGGGGGGCATGCGCCGATGGACTTCGATAAGGCTCCTTTTGTGGTGATTTGGGAGACAACACAATCGTGTGATCTTGCGTGTAAGCACTGCCGTGCTCAAGCGCAGCCGTTACGTCATCCGGATGAGCTCACCACGGATGAGGCTAAGGCGATGATGAAACGGCTTCGTGAGTTTGGGCCGGTGGTGTTTGTGTTTTCTGGTGGGGACTGTATGAAGCGCCCGGACATTGTGGAGTTGGTGAAGTACGGCGCAGATCTGGGGATGAGGATGGCGGCCACTCCGGCAACGACTCCGTTGACGTCCAAGGAGAAGCTGCGTGAGTTGAAGGAAGCGGGCTTGGTTCGTCTGGCGGTGAGTTTGGATGGGTCGAATGCCGGGATTCATGACACATTCCGCCGGGTTGAGGGATCTTTTGATCACGGGTTGCGTATTTTGCGGCAGGCCCGTGAGGTGGGGATGTCGACGCAGGTGAATACGGTTGTGCGGCGCGACAACATTAATGACATGCGGGCGATGGCGGAGTTGAACGCTCAGCTGGGAATCGTGTTTTGGGAAGTGTTTTTTCTGGTGCCGATGGGTAGGGCCAGGCCCGAGGATGTAGCAAGCGCAGCCGAGTTCGAGCGTGTTTTTGACCTTATGTACGAGATGAGTAAGGAGGTGCCGTATGACATCAAAGCGACAGCGGCTCCTCAGTACAGCCGGGTAGTGGTTCAACATAAGCGTGCTGAGAATGCGGCAGTCCCGCGGGTGGCGAATGCGGGACCTATCCAGATTGATGTGTTGACTTCAGGGAAGCATCATTCGGATTCGGATGGTATCGGCCGAGCGCGTAACGTGAATGATGGAGATGGGTTTTTATTTATCAGTCACACGGGAGATGTGTTTCCTAGTGGTTTTCTCCCGGTGAAGGCTGGGAATGTTCGTGACGCGGATGTCATTGATATTTATCAGCGTTCTGAACTGTTTCGGGGGCTGCGTGATCGGAGTAAGCTCAAGGGCAAGTGTGGAGTGTGCAATTACAAAGGAATGTGTGGTGGTTCTCGGGCTCGCGCGTTCGCGGTGACGGGTGACCCATTTGAGTCTGAGCCGTTTTGTGCCTATGTTCCCCCGCGGTGGGAGAAGATGGTTGGGGATGGATAA
- the mobA gene encoding molybdenum cofactor guanylyltransferase, whose amino-acid sequence MSTYLGTIVLCGGTSARMCVPDKTALPFGTATLLDSALLGLPSGPVVCVGPPRPLLRDGVTWTRETPPGGGPLDGIRAGLNQLTNMAAPPEYDAGILAVIAGDQPFAGRAVPHLLKALEAAAATTHAVAASTDSNDLSARPALLLAAYRVHALAHAVRGDTRNQGVYRALKDLHVKTVPLPLEHISAALDVDTPEDLDLAQQHINRTRTN is encoded by the coding sequence GTGAGCACCTACCTCGGCACAATCGTGCTGTGCGGTGGCACATCTGCCCGCATGTGCGTTCCCGACAAAACAGCACTGCCTTTTGGGACAGCAACGCTCCTGGACTCCGCGCTCCTTGGGCTCCCATCAGGTCCCGTGGTGTGTGTAGGCCCCCCACGCCCGCTCCTGCGTGATGGCGTGACCTGGACACGAGAAACCCCACCCGGAGGTGGCCCGCTAGACGGTATCCGCGCTGGACTTAACCAGCTCACGAATATGGCAGCCCCCCCTGAGTACGACGCAGGCATACTCGCTGTCATTGCCGGTGACCAGCCTTTCGCTGGGCGCGCAGTCCCCCACCTGCTCAAAGCACTCGAAGCCGCAGCAGCAACCACACACGCCGTTGCTGCCAGCACTGACAGCAACGATCTCTCTGCACGACCTGCACTCCTTTTAGCTGCCTACCGCGTACATGCCCTCGCCCATGCTGTTCGCGGTGATACCCGCAACCAAGGCGTCTACCGCGCCTTGAAAGATCTACACGTCAAGACCGTGCCACTACCCCTTGAACACATCTCAGCGGCATTGGATGTCGACACTCCAGAAGACCTTGACCTGGCACAACAGCACATCAACCGGACACGCACCAATTAA
- a CDS encoding NAD(P)H-quinone oxidoreductase, translating into MKAVTIPEFGDADALVLNDVEPPTAGPGEVLIDVVAAGVNRADVMQRLGYYPPPPGITDIPGLEVAGRIAAFGEGVAPDSSGYHIGEEVVALLSGGGYAEQVAVPIGQLMPRPSNLSLTEAAGFIETAATVWSNLFMTAHLAKGETVLLHGGSSGIGTTGIQIAKAKGAKVAVTAGSQAKLEACAQLGADILINYREQDFVEEVKKATNSRGADVILDVIGAKYLKRNIDVLAPDGRIVTIGLLGGRKGELDLGKLLNKRGTLAATSLRSRSVEGKSDIVRQVRENVVPLVETGHLKPVLHATFPLAQAPAAHRVLEESSHIGKVVLEVQ; encoded by the coding sequence ATGAAGGCCGTCACGATTCCCGAATTCGGCGACGCGGACGCTCTCGTCCTCAACGATGTAGAACCCCCCACCGCTGGCCCTGGAGAAGTACTCATCGACGTCGTAGCCGCAGGCGTGAACCGTGCCGACGTCATGCAACGCCTGGGGTACTACCCGCCCCCACCGGGCATCACCGACATTCCCGGACTAGAGGTCGCCGGTCGCATAGCGGCTTTTGGTGAAGGGGTCGCCCCAGATTCCAGCGGCTACCACATCGGTGAGGAGGTGGTAGCGCTGCTCTCCGGCGGTGGGTACGCAGAGCAAGTGGCAGTACCCATCGGGCAACTCATGCCTCGACCGAGCAACCTATCGCTTACCGAAGCTGCCGGCTTCATCGAAACCGCGGCAACAGTATGGTCAAACCTGTTCATGACCGCCCATCTGGCCAAAGGCGAAACAGTTCTCTTACACGGCGGTTCCAGCGGTATCGGCACCACAGGAATCCAGATCGCTAAAGCCAAAGGTGCAAAGGTGGCAGTAACAGCAGGATCTCAAGCCAAGCTTGAGGCCTGTGCACAGCTGGGCGCAGACATCCTCATCAACTATCGCGAGCAAGACTTCGTAGAAGAAGTAAAGAAAGCGACCAACTCCCGTGGCGCTGACGTAATCCTCGATGTCATCGGAGCGAAATATCTCAAACGCAACATAGATGTACTAGCCCCAGATGGGCGCATCGTCACGATTGGTCTGCTCGGCGGACGCAAAGGCGAACTCGACCTGGGGAAACTATTGAATAAGCGGGGCACCCTAGCGGCCACCTCACTGCGATCACGATCTGTAGAAGGCAAATCTGACATCGTGCGCCAGGTGCGAGAGAACGTGGTCCCGTTGGTGGAAACCGGACACTTAAAACCTGTCCTACACGCGACTTTCCCGCTAGCTCAGGCACCCGCTGCACACCGAGTTCTCGAAGAGTCCAGTCACATCGGCAAGGTCGTATTGGAGGTGCAGTGA
- a CDS encoding ABC transporter permease, with translation MNRTIIRLAAASIVGQKRIWALVAFPLVLFAIAGIIRLVGSGDTSLSLLSNIAYPLMLPLVALLAANSTIGPEVEDCSVVYLLSKPVNRYVVVVSKFFVAWIVTMIVGVLPLPLAAITLSLDFKDIAVGWAVAGVLAGTAYTTLFVAASAYTRHAVSAGVLYVLMWEGTLGGFLQGVSWVSIRKWGERVGSHFDGAITEPNISMAYAIGAAIVVVVVGLWFAGDRLRSLTLKGE, from the coding sequence ATGAATCGCACAATTATTCGGCTTGCGGCTGCGTCCATCGTCGGTCAGAAACGTATCTGGGCTTTGGTGGCTTTTCCGCTGGTGTTGTTCGCTATTGCTGGGATTATTCGCCTTGTGGGCAGCGGCGACACGAGCCTTTCCTTGCTGTCGAATATCGCGTATCCGTTGATGTTGCCTTTGGTTGCGTTGCTTGCCGCGAACTCCACGATTGGTCCGGAGGTGGAAGACTGCTCGGTTGTCTACTTGTTGTCTAAGCCGGTGAACCGGTATGTCGTGGTGGTGAGCAAGTTTTTTGTCGCGTGGATAGTCACGATGATTGTTGGTGTGCTGCCGCTGCCATTGGCGGCCATCACGCTCAGTCTGGACTTTAAAGACATTGCGGTGGGTTGGGCCGTTGCAGGTGTGCTGGCGGGCACCGCTTACACCACACTGTTCGTTGCTGCATCTGCGTATACACGGCATGCGGTAAGTGCAGGTGTGCTCTACGTACTGATGTGGGAAGGCACTCTTGGTGGTTTCTTGCAGGGGGTCAGCTGGGTATCTATTCGTAAGTGGGGTGAGCGGGTCGGGTCGCATTTTGATGGTGCTATTACCGAGCCGAACATTTCCATGGCCTATGCGATCGGTGCTGCGATTGTCGTGGTCGTAGTGGGATTGTGGTTCGCCGGTGACCGGTTGCGCTCACTCACCTTGAAAGGTGAGTGA
- a CDS encoding ABC transporter ATP-binding protein, which yields MSTIELRDVSRWYGHVVAVNDVTLTFAPGVTGLLGPNGAGKTTLIGMISGFLQPSSGTVTVAGKPAWRNTDLYRHIGLVPERELSFGYLTGRAFVRASADLHGLTDPGAATERVLATVDLTDAADRKIGTYSKGMRQRIKLAAGLVHDPEIILLDEPFNGVDPRQRAQLMRLLRERGAEGRTVVFSSHILEEVEALARHIEVMVAGRHAASGDFGAIRRLMTDRPVHYYITSSDDRALASALIGRPSVVGVAIAPEGGLDVRVCDLGAFAAGLPGWARELGITLRQLTPTDESLESVFSYLVAS from the coding sequence ATGAGCACCATCGAGTTACGAGACGTATCCCGTTGGTATGGCCATGTCGTGGCAGTCAACGACGTCACCCTCACTTTCGCCCCCGGTGTCACCGGGCTTCTAGGCCCCAACGGTGCCGGAAAAACCACACTCATCGGCATGATCAGTGGGTTCCTTCAACCCTCATCCGGAACGGTCACTGTCGCTGGTAAGCCTGCCTGGAGGAACACCGACCTTTACCGCCACATCGGCTTGGTGCCTGAACGCGAATTGTCCTTTGGATACCTCACCGGCAGAGCTTTCGTTCGCGCTTCTGCGGACCTGCACGGCCTAACTGATCCCGGCGCAGCAACCGAACGCGTTCTGGCTACAGTGGATCTCACTGATGCAGCCGACCGTAAAATCGGCACCTATTCCAAAGGGATGCGTCAACGCATCAAACTTGCTGCCGGACTCGTCCACGATCCGGAAATCATTCTGCTTGATGAGCCTTTTAACGGCGTTGACCCCCGCCAGCGCGCACAACTTATGCGTCTTTTACGCGAGCGGGGAGCAGAAGGCCGCACTGTTGTGTTCAGCTCGCACATCCTCGAAGAAGTAGAGGCATTGGCCCGCCATATCGAAGTCATGGTTGCGGGGCGCCACGCCGCTTCTGGAGATTTCGGAGCGATTCGGCGTCTGATGACTGACCGGCCCGTTCACTACTACATCACCAGCAGTGATGATCGAGCATTGGCGTCGGCGCTCATTGGCCGTCCCAGTGTTGTCGGTGTTGCGATTGCCCCCGAGGGTGGTCTGGACGTACGTGTCTGTGATCTGGGTGCTTTTGCTGCAGGTTTGCCGGGCTGGGCGCGTGAACTAGGTATTACTTTGCGTCAACTCACGCCCACTGATGAGTCTCTTGAATCCGTCTTCTCCTACTTGGTGGCCTCATGA
- a CDS encoding ABC transporter ATP-binding protein, whose translation MSTNPQQDTAHSRHSPHPTATSTPTPVVTTTGITMDFGRVIALDHVDLAIPAGVTGLVGANGAGKSTLIKILLGLLRPTSGTAAVLGLDTATDSAQIRRTVGYMPEHDCLPPDVSASSFVVHMGIMSGLPKATARERAADILRHVGLAEERYRPMGNYSTGMKQRVKLAQAIVHDPKLVFLDEPTNGLDPAGRTDMLRLIRRIGTEFGISVIVTSHLLGELERVSDHAVILDGGTLLKASSTADFTQATGALLIEVLGGITERDHMGEALAAAGLTAYPEGRCVRIDDAATDFSTHDLVRDTADQLGLGLVRIDNDQRHLQDIFEEKPA comes from the coding sequence GTGAGTACCAACCCTCAACAAGACACTGCACACAGCAGACATAGCCCCCACCCCACCGCCACGTCCACACCAACCCCGGTCGTCACCACCACGGGCATCACGATGGACTTCGGCAGGGTGATCGCCCTGGACCACGTAGATCTTGCCATTCCCGCTGGCGTCACCGGTCTGGTCGGAGCCAACGGCGCCGGAAAATCCACCCTCATCAAAATCTTGCTCGGACTGCTGCGCCCCACCAGCGGAACTGCCGCTGTTCTTGGCCTGGATACCGCCACCGACAGCGCCCAGATCCGCCGCACAGTCGGGTACATGCCTGAACACGACTGTCTACCACCTGACGTCAGCGCTAGCTCCTTCGTCGTCCACATGGGCATCATGTCAGGCCTACCCAAAGCCACAGCACGTGAACGCGCCGCCGACATCTTGCGCCACGTCGGTCTTGCTGAAGAGCGATACCGCCCCATGGGTAACTACTCCACCGGCATGAAACAACGCGTCAAACTCGCTCAAGCCATCGTCCATGACCCGAAGCTGGTGTTCCTCGACGAACCTACCAACGGCCTTGATCCCGCTGGCCGCACCGACATGCTCCGCCTCATCCGCCGCATCGGTACCGAATTCGGCATCTCCGTCATCGTCACCAGCCACCTTCTAGGCGAACTCGAACGCGTCAGCGACCATGCAGTCATCCTCGACGGCGGCACCTTGCTGAAGGCATCATCCACCGCCGACTTCACCCAAGCTACCGGAGCCCTACTGATCGAGGTGCTCGGCGGAATCACTGAACGCGACCACATGGGCGAAGCCCTGGCCGCAGCTGGCCTCACCGCCTATCCCGAAGGCCGATGCGTGCGCATCGACGACGCCGCCACCGACTTCAGCACCCATGATCTCGTTCGCGACACTGCAGACCAGCTCGGTCTGGGCCTGGTGCGCATCGACAACGACCAACGCCACCTACAGGACATATTCGAGGAGAAACCCGCATGA
- the ppdK gene encoding pyruvate, phosphate dikinase: protein MPKYVYALSEGNKDAKDLLGGKGANLAEMYNMGLPVPPSFTITTEACKAYLAHGSEPVELSEQIDEHLCAIESEMGKKLGDPEDPLLVSVRSGAKFSMPGMMETVLNVGLNDSSVLGLAKVSGNERFAWDSYRRLLQMFGKTVLDLDGELFEDVLDREKDAKGTKNDLDLDAQDFKRIVEEFKKIIADQTGSPFPQEPKEQLLEAMRAVFRSWNSPRAVLYRRRERIPGDLGTAVNVCSMVFGNMGETSGTGVAFTRDPASGHQGVYGDYLVNAQGEDVVAGIRNTMCLADMEKVDKKSYDELMDIMAKLENHYKDLCDIEFTVEKGKLWMLQTRVGKRTAAAAFKVAVQLVDEGLIERGDALQRVTGEQLVQLMFPRFDEDAPRTKVGKGMAASPGAAVGGLVFSSERAAELADAGQNVILARRETNPDDLVGMIAARGILTSRGGKTSHAAVVARGMGKTCVCGAEELKIDVNAGTLTLPDGTILREGDVVSIDGTTGDVFVGEVPVVDPPVVKYFEGQLSEEEIASDELVHAVDYIMGIADARRRMKVRANADTGEDAARARRFGAQGIGLCRTEHMFLGDRRPLVEKLIVAETDDERESALAALAPLQKGDFLEILEAMDGYEVTIRLLDPPLHEFLPAQAELIAQRAIAKVKGYDLEEDQKKIMAAVERMHEQNPMLGLRGVRLGIVIPGLFEMQARAILEATAELRKAGKDPRPEIMIPLVSAVQELEIMKEAIQQVAADVSEETGVDLTKTPIGTMIELPRAAMTAGEIGQCAEFFSFGTNDLTQTTWGFSRDDVEGTFFKNYLERGIFGVSPFETLDQQGVGALVKLAADTGRAANPDLHLGVCGEHGGDPESVHFFHKIGLDYVSCSPFRVPVSRLEAGRAAWRGW from the coding sequence ATGCCGAAGTACGTGTACGCCTTGTCCGAAGGGAACAAGGACGCCAAGGACCTCCTTGGTGGCAAGGGAGCCAACCTTGCCGAGATGTACAACATGGGTCTGCCTGTCCCGCCGAGCTTCACCATCACCACCGAGGCGTGCAAGGCATACCTGGCTCATGGTTCCGAGCCAGTGGAGTTGTCCGAGCAGATCGACGAGCATCTTTGCGCCATCGAGTCCGAGATGGGTAAGAAGCTCGGCGACCCTGAGGACCCCTTGCTGGTGTCTGTGCGATCCGGTGCGAAGTTCTCGATGCCGGGAATGATGGAGACCGTTCTCAACGTGGGGTTGAACGACTCCTCGGTGTTGGGATTGGCGAAGGTCTCCGGCAACGAACGATTCGCCTGGGACTCCTACCGGCGTCTGCTGCAGATGTTCGGTAAGACTGTTCTTGACCTCGATGGTGAGCTATTCGAAGACGTCCTCGATCGAGAAAAAGACGCCAAGGGCACCAAGAACGACCTCGACCTCGATGCGCAAGATTTCAAACGCATTGTCGAGGAGTTTAAAAAGATCATCGCGGATCAGACAGGTTCGCCGTTCCCGCAGGAACCAAAAGAACAGCTGCTTGAAGCGATGCGGGCTGTGTTCCGTTCTTGGAACTCCCCACGCGCTGTGTTGTACCGCCGTCGTGAGCGCATCCCCGGTGACCTGGGCACCGCAGTAAACGTGTGCTCCATGGTGTTCGGAAACATGGGGGAGACCTCTGGTACCGGTGTGGCATTCACCCGCGACCCAGCCTCGGGACACCAAGGTGTTTACGGCGACTACCTCGTCAATGCTCAGGGTGAGGATGTCGTAGCCGGTATCCGCAACACCATGTGCCTGGCTGACATGGAAAAGGTGGACAAAAAGTCCTACGACGAGCTGATGGACATCATGGCCAAGCTCGAAAACCACTACAAAGACTTGTGTGACATCGAGTTCACGGTCGAGAAGGGCAAGCTGTGGATGCTGCAGACCCGAGTGGGTAAGCGCACCGCGGCAGCAGCGTTCAAAGTTGCAGTCCAGCTAGTCGATGAGGGTCTCATCGAGCGCGGTGATGCGCTGCAGCGCGTCACCGGTGAACAACTGGTGCAGCTGATGTTCCCCCGATTCGATGAAGACGCACCCCGCACCAAAGTCGGCAAAGGCATGGCCGCCTCGCCGGGCGCAGCAGTCGGTGGGTTGGTGTTCTCTTCCGAGCGCGCAGCTGAGCTTGCTGACGCAGGCCAGAACGTGATCTTGGCTCGCCGGGAAACCAACCCCGACGACCTGGTCGGCATGATCGCTGCCCGGGGCATTTTGACCAGCCGTGGCGGAAAAACCTCGCACGCGGCTGTCGTGGCGCGCGGTATGGGCAAGACCTGCGTTTGTGGCGCCGAAGAGCTGAAGATTGATGTCAACGCGGGCACGCTGACCCTGCCAGATGGCACCATCCTTCGTGAAGGTGATGTGGTCTCGATCGATGGCACCACCGGTGACGTTTTCGTCGGTGAAGTCCCAGTCGTAGACCCGCCAGTGGTGAAGTACTTCGAAGGCCAGCTCTCCGAGGAAGAAATCGCCTCGGACGAGCTCGTACACGCCGTGGACTACATCATGGGCATCGCTGACGCTCGGCGCCGGATGAAGGTACGCGCCAACGCTGACACCGGCGAAGACGCTGCCCGTGCCCGCCGTTTCGGTGCACAAGGTATCGGTCTGTGCCGCACCGAGCACATGTTCCTTGGTGACCGCCGCCCGCTAGTAGAGAAACTCATCGTCGCCGAAACAGACGACGAGCGAGAAAGCGCCCTGGCTGCCCTGGCACCGCTGCAAAAGGGTGACTTCTTGGAAATCCTCGAAGCGATGGACGGCTACGAAGTCACGATCCGCTTGCTTGACCCGCCGCTGCACGAGTTCCTCCCCGCCCAGGCAGAACTCATCGCCCAGCGCGCTATCGCCAAGGTCAAGGGATATGACCTTGAAGAAGACCAGAAAAAGATCATGGCTGCCGTGGAGCGGATGCACGAGCAGAACCCAATGCTTGGTCTGCGTGGTGTCCGGTTGGGGATTGTCATCCCAGGCTTGTTTGAGATGCAGGCCCGTGCGATCCTCGAAGCCACAGCTGAGCTGCGTAAAGCGGGTAAAGATCCCCGCCCAGAGATCATGATTCCGCTGGTCTCGGCGGTGCAAGAGCTCGAAATCATGAAGGAAGCGATCCAGCAGGTCGCCGCAGATGTCAGCGAAGAGACCGGGGTTGACCTAACCAAGACCCCGATCGGCACGATGATCGAGTTGCCACGTGCAGCAATGACTGCTGGAGAAATTGGTCAATGCGCCGAATTCTTCTCCTTCGGAACGAACGACCTCACACAGACCACGTGGGGATTCTCCCGAGATGACGTCGAAGGCACCTTCTTCAAGAACTACCTGGAGCGCGGCATCTTCGGTGTCTCCCCATTCGAAACCCTGGATCAGCAAGGCGTCGGCGCATTGGTGAAGCTCGCAGCTGACACTGGCCGCGCTGCGAACCCAGACTTGCACCTAGGCGTCTGTGGTGAGCACGGTGGCGATCCGGAGTCGGTGCACTTCTTCCACAAGATCGGTTTGGACTACGTCTCTTGTTCCCCATTCCGGGTACCGGTTTCTCGACTTGAAGCTGGCCGGGCAGCATGGCGCGGTTGGTGA
- a CDS encoding M18 family aminopeptidase, which produces MTVSKDAVSAAVALGQFVDGAPTPYHAVDSAMEMLRDAGFVEVFEGQRWPSTPGRYVTTRGGSLVAWSTERLSDSGVVQQWPAQASFSVVGAHTDSPNLRLKPKADYRSAGWDMLGVEVYGGPLLTTWLDRDLGLAGRVAVRDASASGGYAMRLFRCDEPLLRVANLAIHLDRSSGAGGVEMNRQSHLAPLWGFSGGMSFPRWVSEQVDCAPDDVLSFEAMAYDLLPASLLGHSRELLASPRLDNLCTTFAATEAMKQAVLTPSEEGPARVAGAGKGPRVPVLVLFDHEEIGSETSSGARSQLLASVLERIVLSCGGDRADVLAALSSGLHVSGDMAHAIHPNYADRSEPHNYPVIGGGPVLKVNAQGRYATDTGGAAAFGVACERGGITPQVYVHRTDLPCGSTVGPASAANLGMTTVDVGAAMLSMHSVREVMAARDVEPYTRALAAVLGAEVSAPGLVA; this is translated from the coding sequence GTGACGGTCTCGAAAGATGCTGTTTCGGCGGCGGTGGCGCTGGGCCAGTTCGTGGATGGGGCTCCGACGCCCTACCACGCTGTGGATTCGGCCATGGAAATGCTGCGTGATGCAGGGTTCGTTGAGGTCTTTGAGGGGCAGCGCTGGCCTTCGACTCCAGGCCGGTATGTGACGACGCGTGGTGGGTCACTGGTGGCTTGGTCAACCGAGCGCCTGTCAGATAGCGGCGTAGTGCAGCAGTGGCCTGCGCAAGCATCGTTTTCGGTAGTGGGTGCGCACACGGATTCACCGAACCTGCGGCTAAAACCGAAGGCTGATTACCGTTCAGCGGGGTGGGACATGCTGGGGGTGGAGGTGTATGGCGGGCCGTTGCTGACCACGTGGCTTGATCGAGACCTGGGCTTGGCTGGCCGGGTGGCGGTACGTGATGCGTCGGCATCGGGTGGCTATGCGATGCGTTTGTTCCGCTGTGATGAGCCATTGCTGCGGGTGGCTAATTTGGCGATCCACCTTGACCGTTCCTCTGGGGCTGGTGGTGTGGAGATGAATCGTCAGAGCCATCTGGCTCCGTTGTGGGGTTTTTCAGGGGGAATGTCGTTTCCGCGATGGGTGTCCGAGCAGGTGGATTGCGCCCCTGATGACGTGTTGTCGTTTGAGGCGATGGCTTATGACCTGCTCCCGGCCTCGCTGTTGGGGCATTCGCGTGAGCTGTTGGCTTCACCGCGTTTGGATAACTTGTGCACGACATTCGCCGCAACGGAAGCGATGAAGCAGGCAGTGCTGACCCCTAGTGAGGAAGGACCTGCGCGGGTGGCTGGGGCAGGGAAGGGGCCTCGAGTGCCGGTGTTGGTGCTGTTCGACCACGAGGAGATTGGCTCCGAGACCTCATCGGGTGCGCGCTCGCAGTTGTTGGCCAGTGTGCTGGAACGGATTGTTTTGTCTTGTGGTGGTGATCGGGCTGATGTGCTGGCTGCGCTTTCTAGTGGTTTGCATGTTTCGGGAGATATGGCGCATGCGATCCACCCGAATTACGCAGATCGTTCTGAGCCACACAACTACCCGGTGATTGGTGGTGGTCCGGTCCTGAAGGTGAACGCGCAGGGGCGGTACGCCACCGATACGGGGGGCGCGGCTGCGTTCGGTGTGGCGTGTGAGCGCGGCGGGATCACGCCGCAGGTGTATGTGCACCGCACGGACTTGCCGTGCGGGTCAACGGTGGGTCCGGCCAGTGCAGCGAATCTGGGGATGACCACTGTTGATGTAGGTGCGGCGATGCTGTCGATGCATTCGGTGCGTGAGGTGATGGCTGCGCGTGATGTGGAGCCATACACACGTGCGTTGGCGGCGGTTTTAGGGGCTGAGGTGAGCGCCCCGGGTCTGGTGGCCTGA